AGATTACGAGTCATCCAGTCCGCACTGGATAGGTAGACCTCTGGATCTTTATGGTTCTGAAAATAAAATATACGTGAATGCTCAAGGAACCGGTCAACGATACTGATGACCCGGATATTCTCGCTAAGCCCTTCTATTCCGGGACGAAGGCAGCATACACCTCTAACGATCAGCTGAATCTTGACTCCTGCCTGTGAAGCAGCGTAGAGCTCGTCAATCAACTCCTGGTTGGACAGGGAATTAATCTTGGCGATGATTTGAGCCGGTTTACCCTGTGCTGCATTTTCTGCTTCTCTGCGTATCAACTCGAACAGCCTTGATTTCAGTCCATCCGGTGCGATATGAAGCTGCTGCAAGCCTTGGGCTGCGGAATATCCCGTTATTTCGTTAAATACTTCAGAAGCATCCTCGCCGATCTGCGGATCTGAAGTAAGAAGTCCGATATCTGTATACACCCGTGCTGTGCTCGCATTATAATTGCCTGTGCCTACATGGACGTATCTCTTGAGCATATTTTGTTCTTTTCGAACGACGAGAATGATCTTGGCATGTGTCTTCAGACCGACAAGGCCGTATACGACATGGCAGCCTGCCTTCTCCAGCTTCCTCGCCCAAGCGATGTTTCGCTCTTCATCAAATCTCGCCTTCAGCTCGACAACAACGGTCACCTGCTTGCCCATCTCTGCCGCATGAGCAAGTGCTGCAATCAGTCTGGAGTCTCCATTGACCCGATACAAGGTCATCTTGATTGCCATGACCTGCGAATCCTCGGATGCCTCTTCTACAAAATCCGTAACCGCATCAAAAGACTCATATGGATGGTACAGCAATACGTCCTGTCTTCGCAGTATGCGGAACATGCTCTCCTCAGTATTGAAGATATCTGGATAAACAGGCTTGATGGAGGGATATTTCAAATGGGTATATCCTTCGAGCTGATCCACAAATCCACTTAGAAATCCAAGATCCATCGGCCCTTGAATTTCGAATATTTCATCAGAGCCTATCGAGAATTCTTCCTGTAAATATTCAAGTGCATACGGATGAATTCCCTGCTCCACTTCAAGACGTACAGGCGCACCTCTTCTGCGTCTTCTCAGCTCTTTTTCAATCTCTTCGAGCAAATCCTCTGCTTCTTCCTCATTGATGTACAAGTCCGAATTTCGCGTTAGTCTAAAGCCATGAACGGCTTCTGGAATGTACCCGCTGAACAATGAATGAATATGATGTTTTATCAGTTCTTCAATTCGTATGAATGATTTCTTCTTGCTATTAGAACGCAGCGGAACTGAGATGACACGCGGAATATTAGAAGGAACCTGTACAATCGCAAAATAATGATCATTCGCTTCCTTGCTATCTTCCTTGCGCAAAACTACGGCCAAATACACATATTTATGGTGTACGAGTGGAAAAGGCCTGCTGGAGTCTACAGCCATAGGTGTCAGCACGGGAAATACAATATCGTGAAAATATTGCTCCATCGCTTTTTGCTGGGTTGCATTCAGGTCCGTATATTCCATAAATACGATCCCCTTTTTGCTCAGTTGTCTCAGCAAATCACGGTATGAACGATACTGCTCACTGACCATTTTCATCGTTCGTTTCATCAGTCTTCGATATAGACCTGTTGCTGTATATCCGGTAAAGTCCTTTTTCGTGAAGCCAGCCTTGATCTTCTCTCTGGTCTCTGCTACACGTACGCTCATAAACTCATCCAGGTTGGTCGTGACAATGGATAGGAAGCGGACGCGTTCCAGCAGGGGTGTATCCGGGCTCTGTGCTTCTTCAAGCACTCTTCTGTTGAATTCCAGCCAGCTTAAATCCCGATTCAGATATGGGTTCATGTCGTGATTATAATTCTCCTTTTTCATACTTCCCTCACTCATGAAGCGTATTGTTCGAAGCTTGATTGAGCTTACTCTCTTTTTCTATAATAGTTATTCATTTTTATTGTAAACTCTTTGTGTAAACGCAATGTAAAATCACCCAAGGTTGACCCATATTGCGATTCTTGAATATCAAGTTACTAAAAATATGAGAATGTTTCTACCAAATTTGACGGGATGCTTTACAATAGAGAATAGAGTAGGGTAAAGTGTTTACGTCAGTGCTATTATACGTGAACGTAGTTGTCACCTTACGAAAGAAGGAGGATACGATGAATTCCAATAAATCCAGAACGCTGCAAAAAAACATCGAGTTTTTTACTGCGGCCTTATCTCAAACCGTCGTTTCCGTTTGGCAGGAGGATTCTGCTGGCGTCTATTGCGAAATTGCCCGGGGTCATGTAGAAATGTTCTCCAATGATAAAGTGCGGTTAAGAAGTGAAGACGGCAGAGAGCATCATTATTCCCGTGACACGGTCATTTTCCAAACGGAAGTTTAATATACGAGGACGACTACGTATTCTTTAGAATTCAGTCCATTTTTAGATGGGCCGAATCCTAACGAATAAAAGGTAGTCGTTTTTTTATATAGATCGAAGCTGGCGTAGTGCCGGCATATTAGGAAGAATACGGGGCACCAAATTCAATAATATTGTGGTCGGGGTCCAGAATGAAAATTTGGGCAAATCCAGCAACACTGTCGGGTCTTGCTTCATACGGGATGTTCTGAGACTCCAGCCATTCAATTGTCGCCTTATGACTCTTCACCCATATTGCAAAATGTCCATCCGTCGTGTCAATTCCACGCTCTCTCAGCGTATCTCCTGCAGGATGCTCCAATAAATGCAGCTGTTGATGCTCCCCGATCGCATACCATACTCCCGTGGAGTTAAAGGGCGGACGCTCCAGCCGCTTAAACTTCAGCTTTTCCGAATAAAAAGCATGGGCGCGCTCGATATCCCGAACCGCAAGACTGACATGATGAATCCGTTCCATTTCAAGCATATTGTATACCTCACTTTTCATGATCTCGTGATGTAGTATCAACTTAGAATTTCCATGTCTATATGCTAACATATGTTCAGGGAAATTGTCATAGATGCTATTGAATACTTACGCGATTATGAAGTGAAATTTTTATAGGGGTATAGTGTTATTGCACCGGCTAATCTGTGCTGCGCTTATAATTGTCCCAGACGACTTGCTCTGTACGCAGATCAATCAATGCGGCATTTTCAACCAGTGCTGCCAGCCGAAGCGCCTCCTCAAGATTAGGATAACGGTCAAAGTATACCTCATTTACATATAAAGCTACTCCTTCATTGCCTGCGGTCGGGACCTCGCTGTCAGCTGCGACGTCAGTGGATTCGGAGCTCGTATTGGTGCTTCCTGAACTGGAACCTTCATCCCTATCCGTCACATCCCCTACTTTAACATCAGAAGCCAAAGTGTCTGTCGTTATAAGCTTATCTTGTACCTCACTATCTTCCTTATGCGCTTCTTGCTTCTGTTCATTATCCTGCTGCTTCATACCTGGCTCCTGCTCTTGCTGCATGTCATCCATGCCAGCCTGCTGATCTTGATCTGCACGGGTCTGTGCATATTGCTCTCCCTCTATATCCGCCGCCAGAGAGCTCGATATCATCACCTTCTCTTCATAGATCGGACGATTAGAAATCTCGGCCAGCGATGAAGATTCCATATCAATAAAGCCAAGCAGCGTTTCCTTGTAAGCAGCCGTCATAATGCCCTTACGATCACCCGATGCCTGTTCGTACTGCAGGGTCAGGTCTGTAGAATATTGCACTGTCCCCTCCTCGGCAAGCTGCTGAGCATATGCAATCAGTTCCTTCTGCGACGGAGGAAGTGGCAGATCCTCCAGTGCATCTCGCGCTATTTTATCGGTAATCGGCTGAGTAATCAATTCAGAGAAGACAGGCTCGGATACCTTCCTCACGACAATAACAAGTAGTGCTATCACGACAAGTAAAAATAACGTGTTCCTTATCATTTTATGTATCAGTATGATTTCCCCTTTATACCGTTCCCAAAGAACAATGATATAAAGTTTGTATCGGAAGTTCGGCATGAAATATGAAGTCATACGTCCATGTTTGAAGAGGCTGGCTTTATAGTTTCTTTACTGGAATATTGCGATGAGCAAGGCAAGTTTCATGAAAAGGAGTGGAATCCGCAGGACGGATTCATCTACCGCTCCAAACAATTTGACCATAGGAATACAGGAGAGCAGCTCGGGTTCGTGTCACTTATCGTGGATGCCAAGAAAACGTAGAAACTGATATACGTAGTTACATTATTTTCATTACATTAATTCCTAATAGAAACATTATAATACTAATTCCAAAAAGAACAGTCCTTGCAAGCCACCAAGGAAGGATGCTAAAGAAGGCCATGATCAGCCTTGTAATTGAGGAAAAGATATCAAAAAACCACCCTGCTGAGGAATCGTTTGAGTTATAGTCTGTGCTCTTATGTAATTCTCTTGTTAAATTCAACCCAAAAATGAAGGCCGATAAAGAAACCAGCCAAAAAACACCTGCAAAGAACCAACTCACACTGACAAGCTCCCCTCTATGCTGACTTAACTAAGTCTGTCTAAGCTTCATGATAAACGAAAAACCTTCTGGACTAAATAAGCATACTGCTTACATAGCTCAGAAGGTCAAATTCACAGCGTCTTAATACTTAAGAAACTATAACTTCCAACGATTAGCAAGGCTCTTCGTTCGGTTTACCCGCGTCCGTAGCTGTACGGAAGGAAGAACCACAGCCACAAGTCGCAATGGCGTTGGGATTATGAATGGTGAAACCACCCGTCATACCGGATTCTTCAAAGTCGATCTCAAGTCCGTCGAGGAAGCGAAGGCTGTCCTTCTCCACGACTACTTTCATATCTTGAATTGTCATATATACATCATCGTCTGTTTCGTTATCATCAAACCCCATCGCATAGGAGAACCCTGTGCAGCCTCCCGGTGTCACACCAAGACGGAGAAACATGTTCGGAGTTTCCTGCTGTTCGAGCATATCTTTCAGATGCTCTGCCGCTGTCTCGCTAATATTAATCATAAGTCTTACCTCCTTCTTTCCTGATAACTAAATTATACTCCAGTGACTTTCGTACCTCAAGAGTTACCTATCCGCATTTTCGGTATGCTTTTTATTAAGAATGTACTCTTTTTATTTCCAGATATTGAACCTACGAAATGTGAGGTTTATAATAGGTAGGGTATTTGAAGCCAAACTGTCGATATTTCGTCACAGTGTATCCAGTTGCTGTCATAAATGTAGTTGTAACTTTTTTCACAACCATTCATTATTGAAGTTTGATCTTGGGACTCCTACGGGTAAACCTATATGAGAGCATGAATTAATGGTCACGGCACAAACCAAAAAAGTACGGACTAGGAGGAATACGCATGTCCACCCTTATTACACCCCATACGGACTCGAAGATGGCTGCCATCATTGAGAAGGTACAGAATGGTCAGCGTCTAACGCTTGAGGATGGTGTTTACTTGTATGAGAGCGACGATCTGCTAACGATCGGACAGCTTGCTAACGAAGTAAATCTTCGTAAGAACGGAAAGAAAGTTTATTTTATTGAGAACATGAGCCTCTATTTCACCAATGTGTGTGAAGCGCGCTGCGCCTTCTGCAACTTCCGCAAAGATCAGGGCGAGGAAGGCTCCTACACGCTGTCAGGACAAGAAATGATTGATTATGTGGAGCAGCACATTCATCCGGGAGTACGGGAATTCCATATCGTCGGCGGGCATAATCAGCATGTGCCTTTTCAATATTATGTCGATTCCCTCGCTGCTTTAAACGAGAAATATCCGAATGTCACACTGAAAGCCTACACCGCTGCTGAGATTGATTTCTTCACCCGCATCAGCGGCCTCAGCATCAAGGAAGTACTGCAGGAGCTGATGAAGGCTGGACTCCAATCCCTTACCGGGGGCGGGGCAGAAATCCTCTCCGATGAATATCGTAGAAAAATGAAGGTTACCAAGGCAAATGTAGATCGTTACTTGGAGGTTCACCGCACGGCCCATCAGCTTGGCATGAAGACACATACCACAATGCTGTACGGATCTGTGGAATCCTATGAAGACCGAATTAACCATATGCTGCAAATTCGCGAGCTGCAGGATGAGACGAAGGGATTCCTCGTATTTATCCCGCTATCCATGCAGCCGAAGAGCAAGAACGCCGGCATCATGCGCCGCAATTCCGCCTATGAGGATCTGAAGACCATTGCGATCTCAAGACTCATGCTTGATAATTTCGACCACATCAAAGCCTACTTTATTAATATTGGAGCTCAGCTGACTCAGGTCTCCTTAAGCTTTGGAGCCTCTGACGTTCATGGCACAATTGTCCGTGAACAGATCAGTCACG
This sequence is a window from Paenibacillus urinalis. Protein-coding genes within it:
- the ppk1 gene encoding polyphosphate kinase 1, whose protein sequence is MKKENYNHDMNPYLNRDLSWLEFNRRVLEEAQSPDTPLLERVRFLSIVTTNLDEFMSVRVAETREKIKAGFTKKDFTGYTATGLYRRLMKRTMKMVSEQYRSYRDLLRQLSKKGIVFMEYTDLNATQQKAMEQYFHDIVFPVLTPMAVDSSRPFPLVHHKYVYLAVVLRKEDSKEANDHYFAIVQVPSNIPRVISVPLRSNSKKKSFIRIEELIKHHIHSLFSGYIPEAVHGFRLTRNSDLYINEEEAEDLLEEIEKELRRRRRGAPVRLEVEQGIHPYALEYLQEEFSIGSDEIFEIQGPMDLGFLSGFVDQLEGYTHLKYPSIKPVYPDIFNTEESMFRILRRQDVLLYHPYESFDAVTDFVEEASEDSQVMAIKMTLYRVNGDSRLIAALAHAAEMGKQVTVVVELKARFDEERNIAWARKLEKAGCHVVYGLVGLKTHAKIILVVRKEQNMLKRYVHVGTGNYNASTARVYTDIGLLTSDPQIGEDASEVFNEITGYSAAQGLQQLHIAPDGLKSRLFELIRREAENAAQGKPAQIIAKINSLSNQELIDELYAASQAGVKIQLIVRGVCCLRPGIEGLSENIRVISIVDRFLEHSRIFYFQNHKDPEVYLSSADWMTRNLNRRIELMCPVHDPQLKQTIVNILELSLQDNVKARLLLSNGNYVPVTNDEPSLRSQFEALKIKTWKKEKATISS
- a CDS encoding VOC family protein codes for the protein MLEMERIHHVSLAVRDIERAHAFYSEKLKFKRLERPPFNSTGVWYAIGEHQQLHLLEHPAGDTLRERGIDTTDGHFAIWVKSHKATIEWLESQNIPYEARPDSVAGFAQIFILDPDHNIIEFGAPYSS
- a CDS encoding HesB/IscA family protein; this translates as MINISETAAEHLKDMLEQQETPNMFLRLGVTPGGCTGFSYAMGFDDNETDDDVYMTIQDMKVVVEKDSLRFLDGLEIDFEESGMTGGFTIHNPNAIATCGCGSSFRTATDAGKPNEEPC
- the mqnE gene encoding aminofutalosine synthase MqnE; this encodes MSTLITPHTDSKMAAIIEKVQNGQRLTLEDGVYLYESDDLLTIGQLANEVNLRKNGKKVYFIENMSLYFTNVCEARCAFCNFRKDQGEEGSYTLSGQEMIDYVEQHIHPGVREFHIVGGHNQHVPFQYYVDSLAALNEKYPNVTLKAYTAAEIDFFTRISGLSIKEVLQELMKAGLQSLTGGGAEILSDEYRRKMKVTKANVDRYLEVHRTAHQLGMKTHTTMLYGSVESYEDRINHMLQIRELQDETKGFLVFIPLSMQPKSKNAGIMRRNSAYEDLKTIAISRLMLDNFDHIKAYFINIGAQLTQVSLSFGASDVHGTIVREQISHAAGALTPAGLTRKELIWLVKGAGRVPVERDTFYNEIEVFE